GGCGCGGCGGAGAACGTCGTCGCCGACGGCATCCTCGCCGCAGGCGGCACCCACACCTACCGGGTGGTGGTGACCTCCACGCTCGACACCGGCGCGGCGGATGCGTCCACGCTGGCCTGCCCCGAGCCTGGCTCGGACGCAGCCGGTGGCTTCGCCAACACCGCCGGCATCACGCACAACGGGCTCGCCGACGCCGCTGCCGCGTGCGACGTGCCGGAGTGGCCGGAGGATGTCCCGCCGCCGCTGGCCTCTACGGGAGGTGCCGTCTCCGTGGGTCTCCTGGGCGGTGCGCTGCTCCTGCTGATCGCAGGCGGCGTGCTCCTCGTCGCACGCCGGCGAACCGCTCGAGGCTGAGAGCCCGCTGAGGCCGCCTCCGCAGCACCCGGTGCTGCGGAGGCGGCCTTCGGCTCAGGCGGTTGCGCGATGACCTCCCTCGCCGCCGAGCGGGATGCGTCGTCGGTGAGAGCAGCCAGGAAAGGAACCATGCGACGAAAGAACATCCGGGCCGCCCTCCCGGCTCCTGGCACCGTGCACGTGGACGAGCGGCCTTGACGTCCCCACCTGCTGACACGCGATCGCGCGAGGAGATCTTGCCGCCGCCGTTGCTCGAGCAGCGTGGTCGAAGGAGCCACTCTTCCCGGAGGGAACGGAGCCGTGCCGCTTCGCGTGTGCGACGCAGCCGGACGATCCTGCGCACGCTCGGCGTGGCCCTGCTGGTCGCCGGCGCCGTTCTCGCGGCGGCCGCACTCCTGATGCCGCAAGCGGTCGAGAAGGCCTATGGCGAGGCCAGGACCGCTGTGATCCAGCAGGTGGATCAGGTGCGCCAGGATGTGTTCTCCGAACTGCCTTCGGTGGCGCTCGGCGCGCGCGGCGGGATCCCCGAGCTCGACCGCTGCGACGGCACCTTCACGGAGATGCTCTCGTACGAGCGCGAGGACGTCCCTCCGGTGTGGGCAGCGCACAACAACTGCGCAGGTGACGTGATCCTCGGGTGGGGGGGCGGGCAGCAGGTGCGGATCGACGGGCGCGATGAGATCTACGAGGTCACCGACATCCGGTACACGTCGAAGATCTGGTCGAGCACGGACGACCTCGTCGGGCTCGGCGGCGAACTCGCGCTGCAGACGTGCTTCTACGGCGAGGACCGGATGAAGTTCGTCGCGCTCACAGAGGTCTCCGGATGAGGCGGTCGACGTCGCCAGCCTTCCTCGGCAGCCGGTCGGCATCGTGGCCCTACACCGGAGGCGCCGGTCCGCTCCCGCGTCGCCCGCCGGGCCGGGACCCCACGGCCTGGTCGCCGTGAAGAATGGGAATCGCAACGCTCAGCATGCAATTCGGGGGAATAGCAAGATGAGGGACCCGGTCGACACGACCCTGGTCGAATCTCTCACCGCAGCGCAGGAGTCGCAGGACTGGGACCGCGTGCTCGTGTTCATGAGGGAGCACTGGAGCGACCTCTTCCAGCACGCGCCGGACGCTCTGCTCGACGTGATCGAGGCGCTGCCGCCGCAGGTGCTCGCCCAGAACTCGCGCCTGCGACTCGCCGACGACTACCTTCGCCGCACCCGCGACCGACGACCCGAGACGCGCGCCTACCGGGACATCATCGCGGACGATCCCGCCGCGGCGCCCCTCGATCGCCTCGCCGCCCTCACCGGCCGGATCGCGGTGCTGCGCCAAGCCGGTCGGCACCGGGACGCCGTCGCCGCGACCGATCTCGCGGTCTCGGCCCTGCGTGGCATGCCCGTCGAGATCATTCCGACATTCACGAACGCGCTGCCCGAGTTCCACTACCACTGGGGGATCGCCTACCTCCTGGTCAGCCGTTTCGACGACGCGCTCGAGCAGTTCGTGCAGAGCCATGACTGGGCCGCCTCGGTGGGCAACCACATCGTGACGGCGCGGGCGGCGGGGGGAGCGGCGCTGATCCATGCCGTGCATGGCAGGGGCCGAGATGCGGAGGACTGGCTCGCGAAGCTCCCCGCGGTCCCGGAGGACGCCTGGTGGGCCGCCGACGCCTCGACGCCGTCGCGGCTCGCCGAGGCGATCCTCCACACCGAGCGCCTGGAGGCGGACGCCGCCCGCGTCGTGCTCTCGTCCATCGACATCCGCCTGTCGCTGGACTACTGGGGACCGTACTTCGCCATGCGCGCCTTCCTCACTCCGGATCACCCCGCAGATGCGCAGGCGCTGCTCACCGAGTTCGACGCATTCGTGAGCGGGCTCGCGCCCGCGTACGCCAACGCGCCGCTGAATGCCGAGTACACGGCTCTCGTGCGCTATCTCCTCCTGCAGATCCTGCATCAGCCCGACCGCGCGATGAGGGCACTCGGCGACGCGCGCGTGGACGCGGACGCCAACGTCACCCGCCAGACGAGCGCGACGCTGCTCGCCATCCGCCTCGTGCAGCTCGATCGCGGCGCAGAGGCACGCAAGCTCATCGCGCCGCTGCTGCACGTTTCGAGCGCCCGCCCACGCGTGCTCATCCCCGCGCTGCTCATCGCGGCCGAGACCGACGCGGTCGACCACCGCGAGGCGCTGCTGCAGCGCGCCACGGCCCTCGCGGTCTGGAACCACTGCCATTCGGCGCTGACGTTCGGCCCCGCCGGTGTCCGCCAGCGCCTGGCGGCGCTGCTGCGCGAGCGCGGCGAGGGCGAGGTCGCCGACCGCCTGCTCGGCGTCGCGGCGAGCACCCCCATCGCAGGAACCGACGCCCTCACGAAGCGTGAGACGGCGGTCGTGCGCGCCGCGCTCGCCGGGCGCTCGAACATCGAGATCGCGGAAGAGCAGCACGTCAGCGTGAACACGGTGAAGACGCATCTGCGCACCGCCTACCGCAAGCTTCAGGTCTCGAACCGCGAGCAGCTCCATCAGTTGTTCCAGCTCGGGCGCTGAGCGCGGCCCGGGCGCGGGCCGGTTGCTGCGTTCTGAAAACGATTCTCATTACGGTACGATCGAGATCATGCCTCGTCGCCTCGTGCTCGCCTCCGCTCTCGCCGTCCCCGCGCTCGTCCTGGCGGGCTGCTCCTCCACCGATGCCCCCGACGCCGGGGCCGAGGACGGCGCCGGCTTCTCGATCGTCGCGTCGACGAGCGTCTACGCATCGCTCCTGTCAGAGCTCGTGGGCGATGCGGCCGACGTGACCGCGATCGTCGACTCGCCCACGCAGGATCCGCACTCGTACGAGGCGACGACCCGTGACCAGCTCGCCGTGCAGCAGGCCGATCTCGTCGTGCGCAACGGCGGCGGCTACGACCCCTTCATGGATCAGCTGACCGAGGAGGCCGGCACCGAGCACGTCATCACGGTCGTCGAGTACTCGCACGACTACCCCGGTGCCGAGTCGCACGCGGAGGGCGAGCACGCAGAGGACGAGCACGCCGAGGACGAGCACGCAGAGGACGAGCAGGCGGAGACCGCCACGCCCGAGACGGCCGCCCCCGAGAGCGAGGCGACCGAGGAGGCGCACGACCACGAGCACGAGGGCCACGACCACATCGAGGGCTTCAACGAGCACGTCTGGTACGACCCGCACACCATCGCGCACCTGGTCGAGGAGCTCGGTGCCGAGCTCGGCGAGCT
The Microbacterium sp. JZ31 genome window above contains:
- a CDS encoding helix-turn-helix domain-containing protein; the protein is MRDPVDTTLVESLTAAQESQDWDRVLVFMREHWSDLFQHAPDALLDVIEALPPQVLAQNSRLRLADDYLRRTRDRRPETRAYRDIIADDPAAAPLDRLAALTGRIAVLRQAGRHRDAVAATDLAVSALRGMPVEIIPTFTNALPEFHYHWGIAYLLVSRFDDALEQFVQSHDWAASVGNHIVTARAAGGAALIHAVHGRGRDAEDWLAKLPAVPEDAWWAADASTPSRLAEAILHTERLEADAARVVLSSIDIRLSLDYWGPYFAMRAFLTPDHPADAQALLTEFDAFVSGLAPAYANAPLNAEYTALVRYLLLQILHQPDRAMRALGDARVDADANVTRQTSATLLAIRLVQLDRGAEARKLIAPLLHVSSARPRVLIPALLIAAETDAVDHREALLQRATALAVWNHCHSALTFGPAGVRQRLAALLRERGEGEVADRLLGVAASTPIAGTDALTKRETAVVRAALAGRSNIEIAEEQHVSVNTVKTHLRTAYRKLQVSNREQLHQLFQLGR
- a CDS encoding metal ABC transporter solute-binding protein, Zn/Mn family; translation: MPRRLVLASALAVPALVLAGCSSTDAPDAGAEDGAGFSIVASTSVYASLLSELVGDAADVTAIVDSPTQDPHSYEATTRDQLAVQQADLVVRNGGGYDPFMDQLTEEAGTEHVITVVEYSHDYPGAESHAEGEHAEDEHAEDEHAEDEQAETATPETAAPESEATEEAHDHEHEGHDHIEGFNEHVWYDPHTIAHLVEELGAELGELLPDAASDIQVAQEELLADIDGLESALDEVATAHEGAHVFFTEPVGGYLAAAAGLEDATTEGFAEAVEEGQDVAPATLLAALDAIEGGEIDVLITNTQTAGAETQRVIEAAEGAGVPVIEYAETLPDGDTYVSWMTANIEALEQALAG